The Immundisolibacter sp. genomic sequence CATCAACGACTACCCGGCGGTCGCCAGCGATCCGCAGCTACAGCACAACCACATGCTGGAGTCGGTTCAGCACGCCATCCAGGGTCCACTCACCATCCCCGGCATCCCGCTGCGCCTGGCCCGCACGCCCGGCGCCATACGACGCCCGCCGCCCGCGCTTGGGGAACACAGCGCTCAGATTCTGGGCGAACTGGGTTATTCGGTGGACGCGATCGCGCAAATGGCGGCGGGCGGCCTGCTGGGTAACAGCCAGGCGGATTGAGCTTACCGACCATCCAACCCAAGGAACACATTGCCGGGCACGGCCGTCGTATGCCGATGGGTTTGCGATACTGCGAGCACGGCACCTGGCACGCACCTTGGCCGCGGTATGCTGCCGGATCTTCCCCCCGTCTCCGAGGAAACTGAATATGGTGATCACCAACAAGCAGTCCGGAACCAATATTCACGAAGTCGCGGATGGCATTTACCGAATCAACACGCCGGTCTTTGCGCAAGGCGGACCGGGCGACTTCTCCTACAACCAATTCCTGATCGTCGACGATGCCCCACTGCTGTTTCACACCGGGCTGCGCAAGATGTTTCCACTGGTACGCGAGGCGGTTGCGAGCGTGCTGCCGGTGGAGCGGCTGCGCTTCATCGGTTTCTCGCACGTCGAGGCCGATGAGTGCGGTTCGCTGAACGAATGGCTCGCCGCGGCGCCGCAGTCCGTGCCGCTGTGCGGCAAGCTGGCCGCGATGGTGTCGGTCGACGACATCGCCGATCGGCCGGCACACGCACTTGCGAATGGGGAGTCGCTCTCGCTCGGCAGCCACACCGTGCGCTGGTTCGACACCCCGCACCTGCCTCACGGATGGGAATGCGGTCTGCTGATGGAGGAGAAAACGCACACCTTGTTATGCAGCGATCTGTTCGCTCAAGGTGGCGCCGAGCATCCGCCAACCACCGAGGCGGACATCCTGGGCCCGAGCGAGGCCTTCCGTCAGGTCATGGACCCGTATGCCCACGGGCCGAACGCACGGGCCTTGCTGGAGCGGCTGGCCCTGACCAAACCGACCACGCTTGCGTGCATGCACGGCAGCACCTGGCACGGCGACGGGGCCAAGCTGTTGCGCTCGCTCGCCGATGTACTGTCGTCCTGACTCTCTTGGCCTGCAACGCGCTTCAGCATCCGCAATGCCCGTAACCTGAATCGGGCCCGGCGACACCGGGCCGTTCGGGGTGCTAGTCTGAGGGCAGGTTCTGCCAACAGGAATGCACCATGAACAAACACACGCTAGCGCTGATCTTTTTCTCATTCGTTCTTGGCGGCTGTGGGTCGGAGCAAGAGGCCAGCACCCCGCCGCCACCTGCCCCCGCCAGCGAACCCGAGGCGACAGCAATCCCGGTCCCCGCCCCGGCGCCCAGCACCAGTGAATTATTCGATCGCGCGATTGCCGGCGACTGGCGCGACCCGGCCAACGTGGCCCGCGACGTGTGGCGTCACCCCAAGAAAACGCTGGAGTTCTTTGGCGTTTCCGCCGATCAGCGGGTGCTCGAAATCTACCCCGGTCGCGGCTGGTATACGGAAATCCTGGTGCCGTTCTTGCGTGAGCGAGGCCATTACCTCGGGGCCAACGTCGACCCCGCCACGGCCCCCAACGAGCGCGTCAAAAC encodes the following:
- a CDS encoding CoA transferase translates to INDYPAVASDPQLQHNHMLESVQHAIQGPLTIPGIPLRLARTPGAIRRPPPALGEHSAQILGELGYSVDAIAQMAAGGLLGNSQAD
- a CDS encoding MBL fold metallo-hydrolase encodes the protein MVITNKQSGTNIHEVADGIYRINTPVFAQGGPGDFSYNQFLIVDDAPLLFHTGLRKMFPLVREAVASVLPVERLRFIGFSHVEADECGSLNEWLAAAPQSVPLCGKLAAMVSVDDIADRPAHALANGESLSLGSHTVRWFDTPHLPHGWECGLLMEEKTHTLLCSDLFAQGGAEHPPTTEADILGPSEAFRQVMDPYAHGPNARALLERLALTKPTTLACMHGSTWHGDGAKLLRSLADVLSS